One Megasphaera elsdenii DSM 20460 genomic window carries:
- the brnQ gene encoding branched-chain amino acid transport system II carrier protein produces the protein MLKNGAQVGLLLFGMFFGAGNLIFPPSLGFQAGGQFTPAILGFLLSGIGMPVIAVIMGTFNPGGFRAEMNHKISHLFSLIILTLMYLAIGPLMAIPRTAATSFSIGILPITGDGMLPLAIFTTLYFVCAWWLSITPSKLLDRVGKVLTPIFAIMIVLLIIVGMVAYTTPSTAAPMGKYAASAFGNGFIEGYNTVDTLASFAFCIIALGAMKRIHFTSEKEHIASVWMAGAAVAVLMGGLYLGLALLGNHFPIPQSVYEDATINLGAYVLSQTSFQIFGTVGMAFLAVMVTLTCFTTTVGLIAAVSTFFAEEFPVLSYKKYVTVISVVSLLLANLGLNQIIQVTLPLLLFVYPMAIVVVMLTIVNKFVSLSKLGMRCTVAAAGIVSAIDIAAQFFHLDGAAVLIQGLPLGDSGLGWLVPSLVCLVLSLVLPGKISGESALEESL, from the coding sequence ATGTTGAAAAATGGTGCACAAGTCGGACTATTGTTGTTCGGCATGTTTTTCGGGGCCGGGAACCTGATTTTCCCGCCGTCGCTTGGGTTCCAGGCGGGAGGGCAGTTCACGCCGGCGATTCTGGGATTTCTCTTGTCTGGCATCGGCATGCCTGTCATCGCCGTCATCATGGGGACCTTCAACCCCGGCGGTTTCCGGGCGGAAATGAATCATAAGATTTCGCACCTCTTTTCGCTCATCATCCTGACGCTCATGTATCTGGCCATCGGGCCGCTCATGGCTATCCCGCGGACGGCGGCGACGTCCTTTTCTATCGGCATCCTGCCCATTACCGGCGACGGCATGCTGCCGCTGGCTATTTTCACGACTCTTTATTTCGTCTGCGCCTGGTGGCTGTCGATTACGCCGTCGAAGCTCCTCGACCGCGTCGGTAAGGTATTGACCCCGATTTTTGCTATCATGATCGTCCTGCTCATCATCGTCGGCATGGTGGCCTATACGACGCCGTCGACAGCTGCGCCTATGGGGAAATATGCTGCTTCGGCCTTCGGCAACGGTTTCATTGAAGGCTATAATACGGTCGATACGCTGGCGTCCTTTGCTTTCTGCATCATCGCCCTGGGGGCTATGAAGCGGATTCATTTTACCTCAGAAAAGGAACATATCGCCAGTGTCTGGATGGCCGGGGCTGCCGTAGCCGTCCTCATGGGCGGACTTTATCTGGGCCTGGCCCTGCTGGGCAATCATTTTCCCATCCCCCAGTCGGTCTATGAAGATGCTACAATCAATCTCGGCGCCTATGTCTTGTCTCAGACGTCGTTCCAGATTTTCGGGACTGTCGGCATGGCCTTCCTGGCCGTCATGGTCACGCTGACCTGCTTTACGACGACAGTCGGCCTCATCGCCGCTGTTTCGACGTTCTTCGCCGAAGAATTTCCGGTCCTGTCGTATAAGAAATACGTCACCGTCATCAGCGTCGTCAGCCTGCTCCTGGCCAATCTCGGCTTGAACCAGATCATCCAGGTCACGCTGCCCCTTTTGCTGTTCGTCTATCCCATGGCCATTGTCGTCGTCATGCTGACCATTGTCAATAAATTCGTCAGCCTGTCGAAACTGGGCATGCGCTGCACCGTCGCCGCTGCCGGCATCGTATCGGCCATCGACATTGCCGCCCAGTTCTTCCATCTCGACGGAGCCGCTGTCCTCATCCAGGGCCTGCCCTTAGGCGACAGCGGCCTGGGCTGGCTCGTACCGTCCCTGGTCTGCCTGGTCCTGTCCCTGGTCCTGCCCGGGAAAATCAGTGGCGAAAGTGCGCTGGAAGAAAGTTTGTAA
- a CDS encoding EAL domain-containing protein codes for MENVSHYVTHHIDEAIEKGWIQLYFQPIIRSLSHTTCAFEALARWQDPVRGLLTPGDFIPALEESRQIHKLDLYIFKLLCQNYHPRADQGLPMVPVSFNLSRLDFITCDIFTEIEKLTQAYQIPPSQLRIKITESVFIKDIETVNQTLNKFRAAGYQIWMDDFGSGYSSLNVLKDYEFDTIKLDMAFLSNFTDRSKEIVKSVVDMAKHLGIHILTEGVETLEQYTFLRNIGCEMLQGFLFSKPLPYIQAIEYIEELGLTHETPEIT; via the coding sequence ATGGAAAATGTTTCCCATTACGTCACCCATCACATCGATGAAGCTATCGAAAAAGGCTGGATCCAGCTCTATTTCCAGCCCATCATCCGCAGCCTGTCCCACACGACGTGCGCCTTTGAAGCCCTGGCCCGCTGGCAGGATCCGGTCCGGGGCCTGCTCACGCCAGGCGATTTCATCCCGGCCCTGGAAGAAAGCCGGCAGATCCATAAACTCGATCTGTATATTTTCAAGCTCCTCTGCCAGAACTATCATCCCCGGGCCGACCAGGGACTGCCCATGGTCCCAGTGTCCTTCAACTTGTCCCGGCTGGATTTCATCACCTGCGACATCTTCACAGAAATCGAAAAGCTGACCCAGGCCTATCAGATCCCGCCGTCGCAGCTCCGCATCAAAATCACAGAAAGTGTCTTCATTAAAGACATTGAAACAGTCAACCAGACGCTGAATAAGTTCCGCGCTGCGGGCTACCAGATCTGGATGGACGACTTTGGCAGCGGCTATTCGTCGCTCAACGTCCTCAAGGACTACGAGTTCGACACCATCAAGCTGGACATGGCCTTCCTGTCGAATTTTACCGACCGTTCTAAGGAAATCGTGAAATCCGTCGTCGATATGGCCAAGCACCTGGGCATCCATATCTTGACGGAAGGCGTCGAAACACTGGAACAATACACCTTTCTGCGCAATATCGGCTGCGAAATGCTGCAAGGCTTCTTATTCAGCAAGCCCCTGCCCTATATCCAGGCCATCGAGTACATCGAAGAGCTGGGCCTGACCCATGAAACGCCGGAAATTACCTAA
- a CDS encoding D-alanyl-D-alanine carboxypeptidase family protein gives MFERKFRRYFMESIKQWLAGSMCFCLLSIISFSGTAAAESPAVLAQSYILVEASTGRVILEKDADVLKYPASMTKMMTAVLALEKLQPETQISILDDAANTEDCPLGFSQGDVFTRDELVGGMLLVSDNGAAVALADRVDGSVPAFAKRMNERAAVLGMKHTHFENPNGLTVPTHYSTARDMMILARYAMENKTFRNMVARKTADVHWLSPAGKHLRAENTNALLESYPGAIGVKTGWTGESGGCLAAEAERDGTDLLVVLMASPTEGGRFTDARTLLDYGFSHVKTAEGPKADKTKHTIWVKDGTACRTEVKAVQDIRYPLIHGEDASHYSLTYDLPKVVSAKETQDGIVGHIIVNYDGQPVGRVDMKAEPIESGFSVTSWLVGTITSLLGW, from the coding sequence ATGTTTGAGAGAAAATTTAGGAGGTATTTCATGGAGAGTATAAAGCAATGGCTGGCAGGAAGTATGTGTTTCTGCTTGCTGAGTATCATATCATTTTCAGGGACCGCTGCGGCAGAGAGTCCGGCTGTACTGGCTCAGTCGTATATTCTCGTTGAGGCATCGACAGGTCGGGTAATTCTGGAAAAGGATGCCGATGTCTTGAAGTATCCGGCGAGTATGACGAAAATGATGACTGCTGTATTAGCCTTGGAAAAGCTGCAGCCTGAGACACAGATTTCTATTCTGGACGATGCAGCTAATACAGAAGACTGTCCTCTTGGATTTTCCCAAGGCGATGTCTTTACGCGCGATGAATTAGTAGGCGGTATGCTCTTAGTTTCTGATAACGGAGCGGCTGTGGCACTGGCTGACCGCGTAGACGGCAGTGTACCGGCTTTTGCTAAACGGATGAATGAACGGGCAGCTGTCTTAGGGATGAAGCATACGCACTTCGAAAATCCTAATGGGCTCACTGTGCCGACGCATTATTCGACGGCACGGGATATGATGATATTAGCCCGTTATGCCATGGAAAACAAAACGTTTCGTAATATGGTAGCCCGCAAGACAGCCGACGTCCATTGGCTGTCTCCGGCAGGCAAGCATTTACGGGCAGAAAATACGAATGCCTTATTAGAATCCTATCCGGGGGCCATCGGGGTAAAGACCGGGTGGACTGGCGAATCCGGCGGTTGTCTTGCAGCAGAAGCAGAGCGCGATGGTACGGATCTTCTCGTCGTCCTCATGGCTTCACCTACCGAAGGAGGGCGCTTTACCGATGCCAGAACGTTGCTGGATTATGGCTTTTCCCATGTAAAGACTGCCGAAGGGCCAAAAGCGGATAAAACGAAACACACGATTTGGGTCAAAGACGGCACGGCGTGCCGTACTGAAGTCAAGGCTGTCCAGGATATCCGTTATCCCTTGATTCATGGCGAAGATGCGTCGCATTACAGCTTGACGTATGATTTGCCTAAGGTCGTTTCGGCCAAAGAAACACAGGATGGCATCGTCGGTCATATTATCGTCAATTATGACGGCCAGCCCGTAGGACGTGTGGATATGAAGGCGGAACCGATTGAATCTGGTTTTTCCGTGACTTCCTGGCTGGTCGGTACCATCACTTCACTTTTAGGCTGGTAA
- a CDS encoding TPM domain-containing protein, which yields MWKWLKETILVVAIVVLTTAGAAAAAPSLSDGAHLLTPAEQAEVSAALQDVEQRYDVRIAVVTVASTKGTKAGTYAKQLLDRDYRDGKNGNMVLLLAMDRHDWYVATDKAMKERISNKKGIPYLKDAFLPPLKDGHYAKAFAAYGQSSAKLLAYYQEKGKAYDPADAFSPLALVVALVLAVGCGVAFRAYLIGKMSNVHKEAAADAYVDAGSFHLTDSRDTFVFMTVQHIAKARPVDDDLPDFDSADDYSDDDGGGGGGSF from the coding sequence ATGTGGAAATGGTTGAAAGAGACAATCCTGGTGGTGGCCATCGTGGTCCTGACGACGGCTGGTGCTGCCGCGGCCGCACCGAGTCTGTCCGACGGGGCCCATTTGCTTACGCCGGCCGAACAGGCCGAAGTATCGGCGGCTTTGCAGGACGTGGAACAGCGCTACGATGTACGCATCGCCGTGGTCACCGTCGCCTCGACGAAGGGGACCAAAGCCGGTACCTATGCCAAGCAGCTCCTGGACCGGGACTATCGGGATGGGAAGAACGGCAATATGGTCCTGCTCCTGGCCATGGACCGCCATGACTGGTATGTCGCGACGGACAAGGCCATGAAGGAGAGAATCAGCAACAAAAAAGGCATCCCTTATCTCAAGGATGCCTTTCTGCCGCCGTTGAAAGACGGCCATTATGCCAAAGCCTTTGCAGCCTATGGCCAGTCGTCGGCGAAATTATTGGCTTATTATCAGGAAAAGGGCAAGGCCTATGATCCGGCCGATGCCTTCAGCCCCTTGGCCCTGGTCGTGGCTCTCGTCCTGGCTGTCGGCTGCGGCGTGGCCTTTCGGGCTTATCTCATCGGCAAGATGAGCAATGTCCATAAAGAAGCGGCTGCCGATGCTTATGTCGACGCCGGCAGCTTCCATCTGACCGACAGCCGGGACACCTTCGTCTTCATGACCGTCCAGCATATCGCCAAGGCCCGTCCCGTCGACGACGACCTGCCCGATTTCGACAGTGCGGATGATTATAGCGATGATGATGGCGGCGGTGGTGGCGGGTCATTCTGA
- a CDS encoding alpha/beta hydrolase: MEKNFDINQQGYSIRCKLLINDNDKQTRTFDNVVIVTHGFGSHKDTAGTVHFAEHLTSKYKNYAVIAFDWPCHGADARKKLSIPECMTYLTLVVDYARTELQAQNIYNYSTSFGAYITLRYLIEQGNPFKKIALRSPGVNMYESMSNHVSDEGFAKLKKGKEIQVGFDRKMKIDQAFMDDLKRFDVCDHEYFDFADDILILHGTKDEMIPIDLVRDFAENNVIEFVPVEGANHPFQNPNHMALAIHQIIEFFHKGD; this comes from the coding sequence ATGGAAAAGAATTTCGACATTAATCAGCAGGGATACAGCATCCGCTGCAAGCTGCTCATCAATGACAATGATAAACAGACACGCACTTTCGACAACGTCGTCATCGTCACCCACGGATTCGGCAGCCACAAAGACACGGCCGGAACCGTCCATTTTGCGGAACACTTGACGAGCAAATACAAGAACTACGCCGTCATCGCCTTTGACTGGCCCTGCCACGGTGCCGACGCCCGCAAGAAACTGTCCATCCCGGAATGTATGACCTATCTGACACTAGTCGTCGACTATGCCAGGACCGAACTCCAGGCCCAGAACATCTACAACTATTCGACGAGCTTCGGCGCCTACATCACGCTACGCTACCTCATCGAACAGGGCAATCCCTTCAAAAAAATCGCCCTGCGCAGCCCTGGCGTCAACATGTATGAAAGCATGAGCAATCACGTTTCCGACGAAGGCTTTGCCAAGCTGAAGAAAGGCAAGGAAATCCAGGTCGGTTTCGACCGCAAGATGAAGATCGACCAGGCCTTCATGGATGACCTCAAGCGTTTCGACGTCTGTGACCACGAATATTTCGATTTTGCCGACGACATCCTCATCCTCCACGGCACGAAGGACGAAATGATTCCTATCGACCTGGTACGGGACTTCGCCGAAAACAACGTCATCGAGTTCGTCCCCGTCGAAGGGGCCAACCATCCCTTCCAGAACCCGAACCACATGGCCCTGGCCATCCACCAGATCATCGAATTTTTCCATAAAGGAGATTAA
- a CDS encoding TFIIB-type zinc ribbon-containing protein, translating to MADTSVSYQCPNCGAPLQFKPKDKTVTCDYCDTKFDVPTLEALYAQKEARAAAADAARKVRWKTDGAGQAWSDDEAAHLQTYTCSSCGAEIVCDENTMATECCYCGNPTLIPSRFSGMLKPDYVIPFKKTKEEAVAALKQFYQGRWLLPRAFTANNRVEAIQPMYVPFWLFHAQVTATAAFRVEDDAVFETPDETLIETSIYHCDRTGTLAFHRIPVDGSQKMDDTYMESIEPFDYSEMVPFSPAYFAGYLADKYDIDAEAAVPRADERLSQSAFAILEDTVDNHQRRTFEEGVVHKDEGTVEYAMAPVWILTTRYDGKPYTFMMNGQTGKMAGSLPYDKAKSYEYGAALAVVLVPVLYFLAKFVMIGSGLL from the coding sequence ATGGCGGATACCTCGGTCAGCTATCAATGCCCGAACTGCGGCGCACCGCTGCAATTCAAGCCGAAAGACAAGACCGTCACTTGTGACTATTGCGATACGAAATTCGACGTCCCGACACTGGAAGCGCTCTATGCCCAGAAGGAAGCGCGGGCCGCTGCGGCTGATGCGGCCCGCAAGGTCCGCTGGAAGACCGACGGAGCCGGTCAGGCCTGGAGCGATGACGAAGCGGCTCATTTACAGACCTATACCTGTTCATCGTGCGGTGCTGAAATCGTCTGCGACGAGAATACCATGGCCACGGAATGTTGTTACTGTGGCAACCCGACGCTCATTCCCAGCCGCTTTTCCGGGATGCTCAAGCCCGACTACGTCATCCCCTTCAAGAAGACCAAAGAAGAAGCCGTGGCGGCGCTGAAACAGTTTTACCAGGGGCGCTGGCTTCTGCCCAGGGCCTTTACGGCCAACAACCGCGTCGAAGCCATCCAGCCCATGTACGTCCCGTTCTGGCTGTTCCATGCCCAGGTCACGGCGACGGCGGCTTTCCGGGTTGAAGACGATGCCGTCTTCGAGACGCCTGACGAAACGCTCATCGAGACCAGCATCTACCACTGCGACCGGACGGGGACCCTGGCTTTCCACCGCATCCCTGTCGACGGCAGCCAGAAAATGGATGATACTTATATGGAAAGCATCGAGCCCTTTGATTACAGCGAGATGGTCCCGTTCAGTCCTGCTTATTTTGCCGGCTATCTGGCCGACAAATACGACATCGACGCCGAAGCGGCCGTGCCCAGAGCCGATGAACGATTGTCGCAGAGTGCCTTTGCTATCCTGGAGGACACGGTGGACAATCATCAGCGGCGGACTTTCGAAGAGGGCGTCGTCCATAAAGACGAAGGGACCGTGGAATACGCCATGGCACCGGTGTGGATCTTGACGACGCGCTATGACGGCAAGCCCTATACCTTCATGATGAATGGCCAGACCGGCAAGATGGCCGGCTCCCTGCCCTATGACAAGGCCAAGTCCTATGAATACGGCGCGGCCCTGGCCGTTGTCCTGGTGCCGGTCCTGTATTTCCTGGCGAAATTCGTCATGATCGGGAGCGGCTTGTTATGA